The following are encoded together in the Xiphophorus hellerii strain 12219 chromosome 3, Xiphophorus_hellerii-4.1, whole genome shotgun sequence genome:
- the LOC116716925 gene encoding uncharacterized protein LOC116716925, with protein sequence MTAASPPCSPASSHSSPVCLPACHKHLKKGAALQTKLRLGSPPGVWLMLGAMVVLVGMSVAVAGYVSAAPRPAVGGRGSTHVERMKLAGPVVMGVGLFIFICAATLLYENRDRESLVRDPLNDLEDLKGSSCWEDTQEQWEHSDEEQSAWASPVHVLPLASSDSPPPDAGGAANEEGDQEQKEEEEEEEKGKLILLTQVLHHQAPNPHPSSPCLSASSDPVHSDSSNSSEIDFNDRTESLELPQD encoded by the coding sequence ATGACGGCTGCCAGTCCACCCTGCAGCCCTGCCTCCTCCCACTCCTCACCCGTCTGCCTCCCGGCCTGCCACAAACACCTGAAGAAAGGAGCAGCACTCCAGACCAAGCTGCGTCTGGGCTCCCCCCCGGGCGTGTGGCTCATGCTGGGCGCAATGGTGGTGCTGGTGGGGATGAGCGTGGCGGTGGCGGGCTACGTCTCCGCCGCACCGAGGCCGGCCGTGGGCGGACGTGGGAGCACCCACGTTGAGAGGATGAAGCTGGCCGGGCCGGTGGTCATGGGAGTGGggctcttcatcttcatctgcGCCGCCACGTTGCTGTACGAGAACCGGGACCGAGAGAGTCTTGTTCGAGACCCTCTGAACGACCTGGAGGACCTGAAGGGgagcagctgctgggaggatACTCAGGAGCAGTGGGAGCACTCGGATGAGGAGCAGTCAGCGTGGGCCAGCCCGGTCCACGTTCTGCCTCTCGCCAGCAGTGACTCTCCTCCTCCTGATGCAGGAGGTGCAGCTAATGAGGAGGGAGACCAAGAgcaaaaggaggaggaggaagaggaggagaagggaaaGTTGATACTGCTCACCCAAGTTCTGCACCACCAGGCGCCCAATCCTCACCCATCCTCACCCTGCCTGTCCGCTTCTTCTGACCCGGTTCACTCAGATTCAAGCAACTCGAGTGAAATCGACTTTAATGACCGGACAGAGTCTTTAGAGCTGCCCCAGGACTGA